One genomic segment of Nonomuraea coxensis DSM 45129 includes these proteins:
- a CDS encoding glycosyltransferase family 4 protein, whose amino-acid sequence MSDCYLPRLGGIEVQVADLVRVQRAAGHEVTVATATRGEPLEGVRRIVARMPFDLPVHPRGVGRLTRWIADGRPDVVHVHTGAVSPFAWMGVRAAARAGAPCVVTVHSMWDPLTRLLYRLLRAAYGWQRWGLVATTVSTAAAAPIRAVAGPRVPVRVVSNGLDLSGWAPPPGTPQRREEVHVVAVGRLAPRKQPVRLLKLLQAARARVPAAVPMRATIVGDGPARGQMERFLARHGMAGWVSLPGRYSREQIAKVLESADVFVAPAPRESFGIAALEARAAGVPVVARAQSGVADFVADGVEGLLGRSLGDLARAVARLCADAGLREAIAAHNRATPPSAGSWPAVLEGFESAYERARDQRRSTT is encoded by the coding sequence GTGAGCGACTGTTACCTGCCGCGACTCGGGGGGATCGAGGTCCAGGTGGCCGATCTCGTCCGCGTGCAGCGCGCGGCCGGGCACGAGGTGACGGTGGCCACGGCGACCAGGGGCGAGCCGCTGGAGGGCGTGCGCAGGATCGTCGCCAGGATGCCCTTCGACCTGCCGGTCCACCCGCGCGGCGTCGGCCGGCTCACGCGGTGGATCGCCGACGGGCGGCCCGACGTGGTGCACGTGCACACCGGGGCGGTCTCGCCGTTCGCGTGGATGGGCGTGCGGGCCGCGGCGCGGGCCGGGGCGCCGTGCGTGGTGACCGTCCACAGCATGTGGGACCCGCTGACCCGGCTGCTCTACCGGCTGCTGCGGGCGGCGTACGGCTGGCAGCGGTGGGGGCTGGTCGCCACCACCGTGAGCACGGCGGCGGCGGCGCCGATCCGCGCGGTCGCCGGGCCCCGGGTGCCGGTCAGGGTGGTCTCCAACGGCCTCGACCTGTCGGGCTGGGCGCCTCCGCCTGGCACGCCGCAGCGGCGTGAGGAGGTGCACGTCGTCGCGGTCGGCCGGCTGGCGCCGCGCAAGCAGCCCGTACGCCTGCTGAAGCTGCTCCAGGCGGCCAGGGCCCGGGTGCCCGCCGCGGTCCCCATGCGGGCCACGATCGTCGGCGACGGTCCCGCCAGGGGGCAGATGGAGCGTTTCCTGGCCCGGCACGGCATGGCCGGCTGGGTGTCGCTGCCCGGCCGCTACTCGCGGGAGCAGATCGCGAAGGTCCTGGAGTCGGCCGACGTCTTCGTGGCGCCCGCGCCGCGCGAGTCGTTCGGCATCGCGGCGCTGGAAGCGCGGGCGGCGGGGGTGCCGGTGGTGGCCAGGGCGCAGAGCGGGGTGGCCGACTTCGTCGCCGACGGCGTCGAGGGGCTGCTCGGGCGCAGTCTCGGGGACCTCGCGCGGGCGGTGGCGCGGCTGTGCGCCGACGCCGGGCTGCGCGAGGCGATCGCGGCGCACAACCGGGCGACGCCGCCCTCGGCGGGGTCGTGGCCGGCGGTGCTGGAGGGGTTCGAGTCCGCGTACGAGCGGGCCCGCGATCAGCGGCGCAGCACCACGTAG
- a CDS encoding DUF2079 domain-containing protein yields the protein MTAGTDLAPDGAAPPARRRAWRVSLSGHRLRVGVMTLLAAVAYAVLGLVKLASFRATTFDLVIVDQAVRNYAAFRPPYIPVLGMFHGRGMDYVQLADHFSPIYALLAPLYWIHDGPGTLIVAQAALFAAAVPFLWNYTRRVLGVAPAYLVAAAYALSWPVAQAVAFDAHEVMFVPVLTAIMIERYHAGRERTAFLAMLALLLVKEDMGLMIAGVGLCLFVMGERWRGTLCATFGLGAVLLIRGLVTSVFGGSSQDFWAYGHLGPDIPGALAGIARDPLAALLLPFSEEAKVDTLFLLTWPTLMLCLLSPLSLAALPHVLERMLSDRPQWWQADFQYSAFTVIIIICAGVDGLSRLLRRLERSDDATVKLLWSAAACVVALTLVPRFALDQLYHPSFYKEPKAAAAAEAVSKIPDGVVVEAPNSVGPALTGRTTVLLWGPTSHNAPWVVADTARWEFPFGSFDQQVAKVGELQAQGYVIVFERDGYVVLRR from the coding sequence GTGACGGCTGGAACCGACCTCGCGCCCGACGGCGCCGCTCCCCCCGCACGGCGGCGGGCCTGGAGGGTTTCGCTCAGCGGCCACCGGCTGCGAGTGGGCGTGATGACGCTGCTCGCGGCGGTGGCCTACGCCGTGCTCGGGCTGGTGAAGCTGGCCTCCTTCCGCGCCACCACGTTCGACCTGGTGATCGTGGACCAGGCCGTGCGCAACTATGCGGCGTTCCGGCCTCCGTACATCCCCGTGCTCGGCATGTTCCACGGGCGCGGGATGGACTACGTCCAGCTCGCCGACCACTTCTCGCCGATCTACGCGCTGCTCGCGCCCCTCTACTGGATCCACGACGGGCCCGGCACGCTGATCGTGGCGCAGGCGGCGCTGTTCGCCGCGGCCGTGCCGTTCCTGTGGAACTACACCAGGCGGGTGCTCGGGGTCGCGCCCGCCTACCTGGTGGCGGCGGCGTACGCGCTGTCGTGGCCGGTCGCGCAGGCCGTCGCGTTCGACGCGCACGAGGTCATGTTCGTCCCCGTGCTCACCGCGATCATGATCGAGCGCTACCACGCGGGCAGGGAGCGGACGGCCTTCCTCGCGATGCTCGCCCTCCTCCTGGTCAAGGAGGACATGGGGCTCATGATCGCCGGGGTCGGGCTGTGCCTGTTCGTCATGGGCGAGCGGTGGCGGGGGACGCTGTGCGCCACGTTCGGCCTCGGGGCCGTGCTGCTCATCCGCGGGCTGGTGACCTCGGTCTTCGGCGGCAGCTCGCAGGACTTCTGGGCCTACGGGCACCTCGGCCCCGACATCCCCGGCGCGCTCGCCGGCATCGCGCGCGACCCGCTGGCCGCCCTGCTGCTGCCGTTCAGCGAGGAGGCCAAGGTCGACACGCTGTTCCTGCTGACCTGGCCCACCCTGATGCTCTGCCTGCTGTCGCCGCTGTCGCTGGCGGCGCTGCCGCACGTGCTGGAACGCATGCTGTCGGACCGCCCCCAGTGGTGGCAGGCCGACTTCCAGTACAGCGCGTTCACCGTGATCATCATCATCTGCGCGGGCGTGGACGGGCTGTCACGGCTGCTGCGCCGGCTCGAACGCTCCGACGACGCCACGGTCAAGCTGCTCTGGTCGGCCGCCGCCTGCGTGGTCGCGCTCACGCTGGTGCCCAGGTTCGCCCTCGACCAGCTCTACCATCCGTCCTTCTACAAGGAGCCCAAGGCGGCCGCCGCCGCCGAGGCGGTGAGCAAGATCCCCGACGGCGTGGTCGTCGAGGCGCCCAACTCGGTCGGGCCGGCGCTCACCGGCCGCACCACCGTGCTGCTGTGGGGGCCCACCTCACACAACGCGCCCTGGGTGGTCGCCGACACCGCCCGCTGGGAGTTCCCCTTCGGCTCGTTCGACCAGCAGGTCGCCAAGGTCGGCGAGCTGCAGGCCCAGGGCTACGTGATCGTCTTCGAACGCGACGGCTACGTGGTGCTGCGCCGCTGA
- a CDS encoding aromatic ring-hydroxylating oxygenase subunit alpha, whose protein sequence is MTTTSSLIPTLPGRFYSDPDVFADEQAKIFESLWFCAVRGEDVPRPGAFRTVQVGRESVIVVRGRDHRLRAFLNVCRHRGARLCEEPAGEVRRTIRCAYHAWSYDLDGRLAAAPNLAKMPDIDRVAHGLIPVHLREWLGYAWVCLAAEPPSFEESVTGAATERLGDPAAIERYHVEELALGRRVGYDVKANWKLIVENFMECYHCATIHPELVAVLPEFAGGYAAQYYVGHGAEFAERVEGFTVDGGPGFGKLPDVAREQDRRYYAITVKPQVFVNLVPDHVIVHRMFPLAVDRTLVECDWLYHPDVVASGADLSRSVELFHRVNEQDFDACERTQPGMSSRAYREGGVLVPSEHHIALFHQWVNQRLRG, encoded by the coding sequence TTGACCACCACGTCGAGCCTGATCCCCACGCTCCCCGGCCGCTTCTACTCCGACCCCGACGTCTTCGCCGATGAGCAGGCCAAGATCTTCGAAAGCCTCTGGTTCTGCGCCGTCCGCGGCGAGGACGTGCCGCGGCCAGGCGCGTTCCGCACCGTCCAGGTGGGCAGGGAGAGCGTGATCGTGGTCCGGGGCCGCGACCACCGCCTGCGGGCCTTCCTCAACGTCTGCAGGCACCGCGGCGCCCGGCTCTGCGAGGAGCCCGCGGGCGAGGTCAGACGGACGATCAGGTGCGCCTACCACGCCTGGTCCTACGACCTCGACGGCCGGCTGGCCGCCGCGCCCAACCTGGCGAAGATGCCCGACATCGACCGCGTCGCCCACGGCCTGATCCCCGTCCACCTGCGCGAATGGCTCGGCTACGCGTGGGTGTGCCTGGCCGCGGAGCCGCCGTCGTTCGAGGAGAGCGTCACCGGCGCCGCCACAGAACGGCTCGGGGACCCCGCCGCCATCGAGCGCTACCACGTCGAGGAGCTGGCGCTCGGCCGCCGCGTCGGCTACGACGTCAAGGCCAACTGGAAGCTCATCGTCGAGAACTTCATGGAGTGCTACCACTGCGCGACCATCCACCCCGAGCTGGTCGCCGTGCTCCCCGAGTTCGCCGGCGGCTACGCGGCGCAGTACTACGTCGGCCACGGCGCGGAGTTCGCCGAGCGGGTCGAGGGCTTCACCGTGGACGGCGGCCCCGGCTTCGGCAAGCTCCCCGACGTCGCGCGGGAGCAGGACCGCCGCTACTACGCGATCACCGTCAAGCCGCAGGTGTTCGTCAACCTGGTGCCCGACCACGTGATCGTGCACCGGATGTTCCCGCTGGCCGTGGACCGGACGCTGGTGGAGTGCGACTGGCTCTACCACCCCGACGTGGTCGCCTCGGGGGCGGACCTGTCGAGGTCGGTCGAGTTGTTCCACCGGGTCAACGAGCAGGACTTCGACGCCTGCGAGCGGACCCAGCCCGGCATGTCGTCACGGGCGTACCGGGAGGGCGGGGTGCTCGTGCCCAGCGAGCACCACATCGCCCTGTTCCATCAGTGGGTGAACCAGCGCTTGCGCGGGTAG
- a CDS encoding PIG-L family deacetylase, translating to MPPRTAVFFHAHPDDEALLTAGTMAMLAAEGHRVVLVTATAGERGLADMAPGEALGETRLKELYQSAAVLGCARVECLGYGDSGLSPKGGSAEERPDNAFMDADIEEAAKALAAILQEERADLLAIYDPAGGYGHPDHVQVHRVGRRAAEIAGTGIVLEATVNRDPLVRLLRLATRFYRFPPEFDVRTFESAYSPGEAITHRVNVRRYARRKRAAMSAHVSQASGGDSDRTLAVMLKVPGPLYRLVFGTEWYVRRDLPPGARLRHPFERWPE from the coding sequence GTGCCTCCACGTACCGCTGTGTTCTTCCATGCCCACCCCGACGACGAGGCCCTGCTGACGGCGGGCACCATGGCGATGCTCGCGGCCGAGGGGCACCGCGTGGTGCTGGTCACCGCCACCGCGGGCGAGCGCGGCCTGGCCGACATGGCGCCCGGCGAGGCGCTGGGCGAGACCAGGCTGAAGGAGCTCTACCAGTCGGCCGCCGTGCTCGGCTGCGCCCGCGTCGAGTGCCTCGGCTACGGCGACTCGGGCCTCAGCCCCAAGGGCGGCAGCGCCGAGGAGCGGCCGGACAACGCGTTCATGGACGCCGACATCGAGGAGGCGGCCAAGGCGCTGGCCGCGATCCTCCAGGAGGAGCGGGCCGACCTGCTCGCGATCTACGACCCGGCCGGCGGCTACGGCCATCCCGACCACGTGCAGGTGCACCGGGTGGGCAGGCGGGCCGCCGAGATCGCCGGCACCGGGATCGTCCTGGAGGCGACGGTCAACCGCGACCCGCTGGTCCGGCTGCTCAGGCTCGCGACCCGGTTCTACCGGTTCCCGCCCGAGTTCGACGTGCGTACCTTCGAGAGCGCGTACTCACCGGGCGAGGCCATCACCCACCGGGTCAACGTCCGCCGCTACGCCCGCCGGAAACGCGCCGCGATGTCGGCCCACGTCTCCCAGGCGAGCGGCGGCGACAGCGACCGCACGCTCGCCGTCATGCTGAAGGTCCCCGGCCCGCTCTACCGCCTGGTCTTCGGCACCGAGTGGTACGTCCGCCGCGACCTCCCGCCGGGCGCCCGCCTGCGTCATCCTT
- a CDS encoding TetR/AcrR family transcriptional regulator — translation MSARGRKPDPTVDHRIRQAAARLVLTRGFDFTMDDVAEEAGVGRASVFRRYPTKRDMLLQTLAGFMHTHVAIPDTGSLESDLRVVVTDTLALWRSPGVSRTARQLYGEAGRDPAVAEIIRSGMRTRMERSWVVYERAIERGELPPNADLWLLTDLFTGLVAYRGLLDLPFPEPEEIVQVLLHGFTPA, via the coding sequence ATGTCCGCGCGCGGCCGCAAGCCCGATCCCACGGTCGACCACCGCATCAGACAGGCCGCGGCCAGGCTGGTGCTCACCCGGGGCTTCGACTTCACCATGGACGACGTCGCCGAGGAGGCAGGCGTGGGCAGAGCGAGCGTGTTCCGCCGCTACCCCACCAAACGCGACATGCTCCTCCAGACCCTCGCCGGATTCATGCACACGCACGTCGCCATCCCCGACACCGGCTCGCTGGAGAGCGACCTGCGGGTGGTGGTGACCGACACGCTCGCCCTCTGGCGCAGCCCAGGGGTCTCCCGCACGGCCAGGCAGCTGTACGGCGAGGCCGGCCGCGACCCCGCCGTCGCCGAGATCATCCGCAGCGGCATGCGGACCAGGATGGAGCGGTCATGGGTGGTCTACGAACGCGCGATCGAACGCGGCGAGCTGCCCCCCAACGCCGACCTGTGGCTCCTCACCGACCTGTTCACCGGCCTGGTGGCCTACCGCGGCCTGCTCGACCTGCCCTTTCCCGAGCCGGAGGAGATCGTCCAGGTCCTGCTCCACGGCTTTACACCGGCTTGA
- a CDS encoding FAD-dependent oxidoreductase, producing the protein MRVIVVGAGVAGLALARGLLAAGHDAEVYEESPEPRTAGGSVTLWPGSTGILEELKADHTRVGRRLETLESWSSDGRRLVTVDLTAAERKYGHPTVHVARGELVELLAEGVPVTYGARVEHVDPDRAEARLAGGTTVRGDVLVGADGRRSAVRAALWGEDRAELTRWVTWQGFITAPTSLTEGGAAVMMAGLAGLCGLIPAGEGRLLWWFDVRSAPGEPFWADDPCLAERLRERFGGWADPVPAVLGSLSGSSPAPDFFPHHRRPIPEVWGRGPTTLAGDAAHTMPPTMAQGANQALEDAWLLARSLDDLRGYERARARIARRPARLAATELTDMHRPAAGLIPDRLATWLNTAWLRRASTYLLTAS; encoded by the coding sequence ATGAGAGTAATAGTGGTGGGTGCGGGCGTCGCCGGTCTCGCGCTGGCGCGCGGCCTGCTCGCCGCCGGTCACGACGCCGAGGTGTACGAGGAGTCCCCCGAGCCGCGCACCGCCGGCGGCTCCGTCACGCTCTGGCCCGGCAGCACCGGCATCCTGGAGGAGCTCAAGGCCGACCACACCCGCGTCGGGCGGCGGCTCGAGACCCTGGAGTCGTGGAGCTCCGACGGCCGCAGGCTGGTCACCGTCGACCTGACGGCCGCCGAGCGGAAATACGGCCACCCCACCGTCCACGTGGCCCGCGGCGAGCTGGTCGAGCTGCTCGCCGAGGGCGTCCCCGTCACCTATGGAGCCCGGGTCGAGCACGTGGACCCCGACCGGGCCGAGGCGCGCCTGGCCGGCGGGACCACCGTGCGCGGCGACGTCCTCGTGGGTGCGGACGGGCGGCGCTCGGCGGTCCGCGCCGCCCTGTGGGGCGAGGACCGGGCGGAGCTGACCCGCTGGGTGACCTGGCAGGGCTTCATCACCGCCCCCACGTCGCTCACCGAGGGTGGCGCGGCCGTGATGATGGCGGGCCTCGCCGGGCTGTGCGGGCTCATCCCGGCGGGGGAGGGGCGGCTGCTGTGGTGGTTCGACGTGCGCTCGGCGCCCGGCGAGCCGTTCTGGGCGGACGACCCGTGCCTCGCCGAGCGGCTGCGCGAGCGCTTCGGCGGCTGGGCCGACCCGGTGCCGGCCGTCCTCGGCTCCCTCTCCGGGTCCTCCCCGGCGCCCGACTTCTTCCCGCACCACCGCCGGCCGATCCCCGAGGTGTGGGGGAGGGGGCCCACGACCCTGGCCGGCGACGCCGCCCACACCATGCCCCCCACCATGGCCCAGGGCGCGAACCAGGCGCTGGAGGACGCCTGGCTGCTCGCCCGCTCGCTGGACGACCTGCGCGGCTACGAGCGCGCCCGCGCGCGGATCGCCCGCCGTCCCGCCCGGCTCGCCGCCACCGAGCTCACCGACATGCACCGCCCGGCGGCGGGGCTGATCCCCGACCGGCTGGCCACCTGGCTCAACACCGCCTGGCTGCGCCGGGCCAGCACCTACCTCTTGACAGCCTCCTGA